From Macaca mulatta isolate MMU2019108-1 chromosome 3, T2T-MMU8v2.0, whole genome shotgun sequence, the proteins below share one genomic window:
- the LOC144339995 gene encoding trypsin-2-like isoform X2 encodes MGEHGFSPGNRIQVRLGEHNIKVLEGTEQFINAAKIISHPKYNNKTLNNDIMLIKLFSPAVINDRVSTISLPTAPPAAGTMCLISGWGNTLSFGADYPDELQCLDAPVPTQAECEASYSGEITSNMFCVGFLEGGKDSCQGDSGGPVVCNRQLQGIVSWGYGCAQKNKPGVYTKVYNYLAWIKDIIAANTCPSAVSIPVK; translated from the exons ATGGGAGAGCATGGCTTCAGCCCAGGGAA CCGCATCCAGGTGAGACTGGGAGAACACAACATCAAAGTCCTGGAGGGGACTGAGCAGTTCATAAACGCGGCCAAGATCATCAGCCACCCCAAATACAACAACAAGACTCTGAACAATGACATCATGCTGATCAAGCTCTTCTCACCTGCCGTCATCAATGACCGCGTTTCCACCATCTCTCTGCCCACTGCCCCTCCAGCTGCTGGCACCATGTGCCTCATCTCTGGCTGGGGAAACACTCTGAGCTTTGGTG CTGACTACCCAGACGAGCTGCAGTGCCTGGACGCTCCTGTGCCAACCCAGGCTGAGTGTGAAGCCTCCTACTCTGGAGAGATTACCAGCAACATGTTCTGTGTGGGCTTCCTTGAGGGAGGCAAGGATTCCTG CCAGGGTGACTCTGGTGGCCCTGTGGTCTGTAACAGACAGCTCCAAGGCATTGTCTCCTGGGGCTATGGCTGTGCCCAGAAGAACAAGCCTGGAGTCTACACCAAGGTCTACAACTATTTGGCCTGGATTAAGGACATCATAGCTGCCAACACCTGTCCCTCTGCAGTCTCTATACCAGTAAAGTGA
- the LOC144339995 gene encoding trypsin-2-like isoform X1 yields the protein MQDPGKGKAAGLLVLGGAVTLTSQTPPLPILGRYKDGSSTTSQTHSTTTNPIHLCGSCCRIQVRLGEHNIKVLEGTEQFINAAKIISHPKYNNKTLNNDIMLIKLFSPAVINDRVSTISLPTAPPAAGTMCLISGWGNTLSFGADYPDELQCLDAPVPTQAECEASYSGEITSNMFCVGFLEGGKDSCQGDSGGPVVCNRQLQGIVSWGYGCAQKNKPGVYTKVYNYLAWIKDIIAANTCPSAVSIPVK from the exons ATGCAAGACCCTGGGAAGGGGAAAGCTGCAGGTTTGTTGGTCCTGGGAGGAGCAGTGACCCTCACCTCACAGACACCTCCTCTCCCGATCCTCGGGAGGTATAAAGACGGGTCCTCCACCACTAGTCAGACACACTCTACCACCACGAATCCAATCCACCTTTGTGGGAGCTGCTG CCGCATCCAGGTGAGACTGGGAGAACACAACATCAAAGTCCTGGAGGGGACTGAGCAGTTCATAAACGCGGCCAAGATCATCAGCCACCCCAAATACAACAACAAGACTCTGAACAATGACATCATGCTGATCAAGCTCTTCTCACCTGCCGTCATCAATGACCGCGTTTCCACCATCTCTCTGCCCACTGCCCCTCCAGCTGCTGGCACCATGTGCCTCATCTCTGGCTGGGGAAACACTCTGAGCTTTGGTG CTGACTACCCAGACGAGCTGCAGTGCCTGGACGCTCCTGTGCCAACCCAGGCTGAGTGTGAAGCCTCCTACTCTGGAGAGATTACCAGCAACATGTTCTGTGTGGGCTTCCTTGAGGGAGGCAAGGATTCCTG CCAGGGTGACTCTGGTGGCCCTGTGGTCTGTAACAGACAGCTCCAAGGCATTGTCTCCTGGGGCTATGGCTGTGCCCAGAAGAACAAGCCTGGAGTCTACACCAAGGTCTACAACTATTTGGCCTGGATTAAGGACATCATAGCTGCCAACACCTGTCCCTCTGCAGTCTCTATACCAGTAAAGTGA